A DNA window from Budorcas taxicolor isolate Tak-1 chromosome 14, Takin1.1, whole genome shotgun sequence contains the following coding sequences:
- the LRRCC1 gene encoding leucine-rich repeat and coiled-coil domain-containing protein 1 has protein sequence MEAPGETEVENEDADSNCGDLCFMDKGLRSISELSLDSALHAINLHCNNISKITSIDHIWNLQHLDLSSNQISQIEGLNTLTKLCTLNLSCNLITRIEGLEALSNLTRLNLSYNHINDLSGLMPLHGIKHKLRYIDLHSNCIDSIHHLLQCTVGLHFLTNLILEKNGEDNPVCHLPGYRAVMLQTLPQLRILDCKNIFGEPINMAEINSSHLQCFEGLLDNLVSSESPLNISEDEITDGMPVAPPVGDTAPLDQFASTPTDRGLTSLMSVCPSSEPEKVNHENDLQNEMKLQKLDDQILQLLSETSNSIIDNVPEKDPRPKRDTDVTSESDYGNRKECSKKTSRRSKIPYYSKTIQTIKHHSKNSSTFISCNRKMKPPFLKELYISSSLPNNSTLEESENQKTEIMKLNNDGSEDTTYRALVEELDEEREKRWKAEQTEKKLMDYIDELHKHAVEKKDIHSQALLTTDRLKEVIFKERNSKLQLEIMVHRLQNEIKKLTIELIKARDQQDDHIRHLRTLEKALEKMERQKGQQQAAQMRLIQEVELKAAAADREINLLRTSLHQEKEQVQQLHELLALKEKEHRKDIETREFFSEAEFQEALAKEIAKEERKHEQVIKEYQDKIDALNQQYMDLENEFRIALTVEARRFKDVKDGFENVATELAKSKHALVWAQRKENESSSLIKDLTCMVKEQKTKLAEVSKLKQETAANLQNQINTLEILIEDDKQKSIQIELLKQEKMQLISELAAKESLIYGLRTERKVWGHELALQGSSLVQNHGRVEAQLESLCRENECLRKASERDSDTIRIKCKIIDDQTETIGKLKECLQEREEQIKILHEKITEIQRCTQEQLEEKTSQLDEIVEKLERHNERKEKLKQQLKVKELELDEIRKAYSTLNQKWHDKGELLCHLEMQVKEVKENFENKERKLKAERDKSIELQKDAMEKLHSMDDAFKKQVDAIVEAHQNEIIQLANEKQKCIDSANLKVHRVEEEMRGLLEETCKNKKAMETKIKQLAFALSQIQQEI, from the exons CATTTCAGAGTTATCTTTAGATTCAGCTCTTCATGCCATCAATCTTCATTGCAATAACATCTCGAAGATCACATCCATTGATCACATTTGGAATTTACAACATTTAGATCTGTCATCTAACCAAATAAGTCAAATTGAAGGACTAAACACACTGACAAAACTATGCACTTTAAATTTGTCCTGCAATTTGATCACAAGAATAGAAG gtcTTGAAGCTCTAAGTAATCTGACCAGATTGAATTTATCTTACAACCACATAAATGACCTTAGTG GTTTGATGCCTCTTCATGGAATTAAACACAAACTTAGATATATTGACCTGCATAGTAATTGTATCGATAGTATCCATCACCTACTTCAGTGTACAGTAGGATTACACTTCTTGACTAatcttattttggaaaaaaatggagAGGATAATCCTGTCTGTCATTTACCAG GATACAGAGCAGTTATGCTCCAGACTTTGCCGCAGCTCAGAATCCTAGATTGTAAGAACATATTTGGTGAGCCAATAAATATGGCAGAAATAAATTCATCACACCTACAGTGCTTCGAAGGTCTTTTGGATAATTTagtttcttctgagtctcccctaaATATAAGTGAAGATGAG ATCACTGACGGGATGCCAGTGGCGCCCCCCGTCGGCGACACAGCGCCCTTGGATCAGTTTGCAAGCACACCGACAGACAGGGGTTTGACGTCGCTCATGTCTGTGTGTCCCTCTTCCGAGCCAGAGAAAGTGAATCATGAAAATGATCTTCAGAATGAGATGAAACTGCAGAAATTAGATGATCAAATTTTACAGCTTCTCAGTGAA ACTTCTAATTCTATAATAGATAATGTTCCTGAGAAAGATCCCAGaccaaaaagagacacagatgtgactTCTGAAAGTGactatggaaacagaaaagaatgtaGTAAGAAAACGTCTCGAAGATCAAAAATCCCCTATTATTCCAAAACTATTCAGACTATTAAACACCACAGTAAAAACAGCAGTACTTTTATAAG TTGTAATCGTAAAATGAAACCACCTTTCCTTAAAGAATTATATATAAGTTCGTCTTTGCCAAACAATAGTACATTAGAAGAATCAGAAAACCAGAAAactgaaataatgaaattaaacaatGATGGTTCAGAAGATACCACTTACCGG GCACTTGTCGAGGAActagatgaagagagagagaagagatggaaagctgaacaaactgaaaagaaGCTTATGGATTATATTGATGAACTGCATAAACATGCGgttgaaaaaaaagatattcatagCCAGGCTCTTCTTACTACAGACAG GCtaaaagaagttatttttaaagagagaaattcCAAGCTGCAGCTGGAAATTATGGTTCACAGacttcaaaatgaaattaaaaaattaactattgAATTAATTAAAGCAAGAGATCAACAAGATGATCACATTAGACACCTGAGAACCCTGGAAAAAGCGCTGGAGAAAATGGAGAGGCAGAAGGGGCAGCAGCAAGCCGCACAG ATGCGTCTTATCCAAGAGGTGGAactcaaagctgctgctgctgatagaGAAATAAACTTACTTAGGACTTCTCTCCATCAGGAAAAGGAACAGGTGCAACAACTTCATGAACTGCTTGCATTGAAAGAAAAAGAGCACCG GAAAGACATTGAAACAAGGGAGTTTTTTAGTGAAGCTGAGTTCCAGGAAGCCTTAGCTAAAGAAATTgctaaagaagagagaaagcatGAGCAAGTTATAAAAGAATATCAAGACAAAATTGATGCATTAAATCAACAGTATatggatttagaaaatgaattCCGTATTGCTTTAACTGTTGAAGCCAGAAGATTTAAAGAT gttaAAGATGGTTTTGAAAATGTTGCAACTGAATTAGCAAAGAGCAAGCATGCTCTTGTTTGGGCTCAACGGAAAGAAAATGAGTCTTCCTCTTTAATTAAAGACCTAACCTGTATGGTGaaggaacaaaaaacaaaacttgcagAAGTTTCTAAATTGAAACAGGAAACAGCAGCAAATTTACAG AATCAAATCAACACACTTGAAATTTTAATTGAAGATGACAAGCAGAAGAGTATTCAAATAGAACTTCTCAAGCAGGAAAAAATGCAGCTTATTTCCGAGCTAGCTGCCAAGGAATCGCTAATTTATGGTttaaggacagaaagaaaagtaTGGGGACATGAGTTGGCACTACAGG GATCTTCTCTAGTCCAAAATCATGGGAGAGTAGAGGCTCAGCTTGAAAGTCTGTGTAGGGAGAATGAATGTCTGCGAAAAGCAAGTGAGCGTGACAGCGACACAATAAGAATCAAATGTAAAATCATAGACGACCAAACTGAAACCATTGGAAAATTAAAAGAA TGTTTACAGGAAAGAGAGGAACAAATCAAAATATTACAtgaaaaaatcactgaaatacaAAGATGTACTCAAGAACAACTTGAAGAAAAAACTTCACAACTGGATGAAATAGTTGAGAAACTAGAAAGacacaatgaaagaaaagaaaaactgaaacagCAGTTGAAAGTAAAGGAATTAGAACTTGATGAAATCAGAAAAGCTTACAG TACACTTAATCAGAAGTGGCATGATAAAGGAGAACTTCTGTGTCATCTTGAAATGCAagtaaaagaagtgaaagaaaactttgaaaacaaagaaagaaaacttaaagCGGAAAGAGATAAAAGTATTGAACTACAAAA ggaTGCAATGGAAAAGCTTCATAGTATGGATGATGCCTTTAAGAAACAAGTTGATGCAATTGTTGAAGCTcatcaaaatgaaataatacaactggcaaatgaaaaacagaaatgtattgatTCTGCAAATTTAAAG